In Candidatus Defluviilinea proxima, a single genomic region encodes these proteins:
- the ychF gene encoding redox-regulated ATPase YchF, with translation MKLGIIGLPQSGKTTIFNALTRGNAPTTASAGRFEVHTAVVDVPDPRVTKLSGMFNPKKTIYAKVTYADIAGLETGSAKSGISGQLLNQLAQMDGFLLVVRAFESDLVMHPSGSVDAKRDVESMLSELLLNDLVAVERKVEKLADEKKKGGTDKVLNERQTVLFTRLLEALNNNIPLRKLEYSLEDQKELASFGLLSRKPVLVVFNTGEAQSAPQMELDVPSVALMGKLEMEMAQLPAEDAAMFMEEYGIKELSLNKMISLSYELLRVQSFFTVGEDEVRAWETKIGATAQESAGEIHTDLSRGFVRAEVVAYEDLISLGSMAEAKAKGKFRLEGKEYIVKDGDIVHIRSSL, from the coding sequence ATGAAACTCGGAATTATCGGATTACCCCAGTCAGGAAAGACAACTATATTCAACGCCCTCACACGAGGCAATGCCCCCACAACCGCATCGGCCGGTCGCTTTGAAGTTCATACCGCAGTAGTGGACGTCCCCGATCCGCGCGTGACCAAACTCTCGGGCATGTTCAACCCGAAGAAAACGATCTATGCCAAAGTGACATACGCGGATATTGCCGGACTGGAAACTGGTTCGGCCAAAAGCGGCATCTCTGGGCAACTGTTGAATCAGCTTGCTCAAATGGATGGCTTTCTCCTCGTTGTGCGTGCTTTCGAAAGTGACCTGGTCATGCACCCCAGCGGAAGCGTGGATGCGAAACGTGATGTCGAATCCATGTTGAGCGAGTTGCTCCTCAACGACCTTGTTGCTGTTGAGCGCAAAGTGGAAAAGCTCGCTGATGAGAAGAAAAAAGGCGGCACAGATAAGGTCTTGAATGAACGTCAGACCGTGTTGTTCACTCGTTTGCTCGAAGCGTTGAACAACAATATCCCACTCCGCAAATTGGAATATTCTCTCGAAGACCAAAAGGAACTTGCTTCCTTCGGTCTGCTCTCACGCAAACCGGTCTTAGTGGTGTTCAACACCGGCGAGGCACAATCCGCACCGCAGATGGAGTTGGATGTGCCGTCCGTGGCGTTGATGGGTAAACTCGAAATGGAAATGGCACAACTTCCCGCTGAGGATGCCGCCATGTTCATGGAAGAATATGGTATCAAGGAACTTAGCCTGAACAAAATGATCAGTCTCTCGTATGAGTTGCTTCGCGTGCAATCGTTCTTCACTGTCGGTGAAGATGAAGTCCGTGCATGGGAGACGAAGATTGGCGCGACCGCGCAAGAATCAGCGGGCGAGATCCACACGGATCTTTCACGCGGATTTGTCCGGGCGGAGGTAGTGGCCTATGAAGACCTCATCAGCCTCGGGTCCATGGCTGAGGCGAAAGCAAAGGGCAAGTTCAGGCTTGAGGGCAAAGAATATATCGTCAAGGACGGAGACATCGTCCACATCCGATCCAGTTTGTAA
- a CDS encoding M3 family oligoendopeptidase, with amino-acid sequence MAYELTKWNLGELFPSFESAELQGAFDNVEEEVTSFEGVRNKLNPDMDVKTFLDVVRASETTTRTVNKIYAFTGLSFSSDTQDQTAQSYMARVQQFAAEMGNRTLFFSLWWKELDEKNAERLMAEAGDYRYYLEAMRNFKPYTLGEAEEKVINIKDVTGSGALVTLYDAITNRYVFKLEVDGEVKELTRGQLSPYVQGPDANLREKAYQELYRVFGADGPILGQMYQTRARDWHNENVGLRKFPSAMSVRNLVNDIPDEAVTTLLEVTRKNAKIFQRYFKIKAKVLGMDKLRRYDIYAPVANSDKKFDYNDATKMVFDSFRSFDPQIAEMAQRVFDQEHVDGEVRKGKRDGAFCWSVLPDMTPYVLLNFQGRARDVATMAHELGHAIHAMLASHHSTFTFHSSLPLAETASTFGEMMLTDKLLTEETDDAVRRDILFKQMDDAFATILRQVYFALFERDAHKKIQENASVDELSALYMENLKEQFGDSVEISDEFKWEWVSIPHIYHTPFYVYAYSFGQLLVFSLYQQYKAEGDSFKPKYLKILSAGGSEAPAKILAEAGIDIRSAKFWQGGFDVLSRMVDELEKL; translated from the coding sequence ATGGCATACGAATTGACCAAATGGAATCTCGGTGAATTATTCCCGAGCTTTGAAAGCGCTGAATTGCAGGGCGCGTTCGATAATGTTGAAGAAGAAGTCACATCGTTTGAGGGCGTGCGCAACAAGCTCAACCCCGATATGGATGTGAAAACATTCCTCGATGTAGTGCGTGCCTCTGAAACGACAACACGCACGGTGAACAAAATTTATGCGTTCACGGGTCTGTCGTTTTCATCAGATACACAGGACCAGACCGCGCAATCGTACATGGCGCGTGTACAACAGTTCGCGGCCGAGATGGGGAATCGCACATTGTTCTTTAGCCTGTGGTGGAAAGAATTGGACGAAAAGAATGCTGAACGTTTGATGGCTGAAGCGGGTGATTATCGGTATTACCTCGAAGCGATGCGCAACTTCAAGCCGTACACATTGGGCGAAGCGGAAGAGAAGGTCATCAACATCAAAGATGTGACAGGTTCTGGCGCGCTCGTTACCTTGTATGACGCCATCACCAATCGCTATGTGTTCAAACTTGAAGTGGATGGTGAAGTAAAGGAATTGACGCGCGGACAACTGAGTCCTTATGTGCAGGGACCCGATGCAAACCTGCGCGAGAAAGCGTATCAGGAGTTGTATCGTGTCTTTGGTGCAGATGGCCCGATCCTTGGGCAGATGTATCAAACCCGTGCACGTGACTGGCACAATGAGAATGTGGGTTTGCGTAAATTCCCCAGCGCCATGTCGGTGCGGAACCTCGTCAATGATATTCCCGATGAAGCGGTCACCACGCTATTGGAAGTGACGCGCAAGAACGCGAAGATCTTCCAGCGCTATTTTAAGATCAAGGCCAAGGTGCTTGGCATGGACAAGCTCCGTCGTTACGATATTTATGCGCCCGTTGCCAACTCAGACAAAAAATTCGATTACAACGACGCCACCAAAATGGTCTTTGACTCGTTCCGTTCGTTCGACCCACAGATCGCTGAGATGGCACAACGCGTCTTTGATCAGGAACATGTGGATGGCGAAGTCCGCAAGGGCAAACGGGATGGCGCGTTCTGCTGGTCGGTCCTGCCTGACATGACCCCATACGTATTGTTGAACTTTCAAGGTCGTGCGCGTGATGTGGCGACGATGGCGCATGAACTTGGACATGCCATTCATGCGATGCTGGCTTCGCACCATTCCACGTTCACCTTCCACTCGTCTCTTCCTTTAGCCGAAACTGCTTCCACCTTCGGAGAGATGATGCTCACCGACAAATTGCTCACTGAAGAAACAGACGATGCCGTTCGCCGCGATATCCTCTTCAAACAAATGGACGATGCCTTCGCGACGATCTTGCGTCAGGTCTATTTCGCGCTCTTTGAACGTGATGCGCACAAGAAGATACAAGAGAACGCATCCGTGGATGAACTTTCCGCGTTGTATATGGAGAACTTGAAGGAACAATTCGGTGATTCTGTGGAGATCAGCGACGAGTTTAAGTGGGAGTGGGTCTCCATTCCGCATATCTATCACACCCCGTTCTATGTGTATGCGTACTCGTTCGGCCAGTTATTGGTCTTCTCGCTCTATCAACAATACAAAGCAGAAGGTGACTCGTTCAAGCCGAAATACCTCAAGATCCTTTCGGCTGGCGGTTCCGAAGCGCCCGCCAAGATCCTTGCGGAAGCTGGTATCGATATTCGCTCGGCGAAATTCTGGCAGGGTGGGTTCGATGTGTTGAGTAGAATGGTGGATGAGTTGGAGAAGTTGTAG
- a CDS encoding AAA family ATPase: MNNIIFITGMAGAGKSTVGRRVARYFPKSLFIQVDELREKMVKGYARPEGGVFTDEVIQQFQMARSTAIYMARLYADQGVDVIIDDVCVPSNFVEQYAKLFEIPEVHRVLLYPKASAVIERIKQRGGPMEHIDYVPVIYAFLDSMPKDGWVVLDSSEWTIEQTVKEVISHIVPGSSNKVT, translated from the coding sequence ATGAATAATATTATTTTCATCACAGGAATGGCTGGGGCAGGAAAAAGCACGGTCGGGCGTCGGGTTGCCCGGTATTTCCCCAAAAGCCTTTTTATTCAAGTGGATGAACTGCGTGAAAAGATGGTGAAAGGTTATGCGAGACCAGAAGGCGGCGTATTTACAGACGAAGTAATACAACAATTCCAAATGGCGCGGTCCACCGCAATCTATATGGCGCGCTTATATGCCGATCAAGGCGTGGACGTTATCATTGACGATGTCTGTGTTCCATCCAATTTTGTTGAGCAGTATGCAAAGCTTTTTGAAATTCCAGAAGTCCATCGCGTTTTGCTGTATCCTAAAGCATCTGCCGTGATCGAACGGATCAAACAACGAGGCGGCCCTATGGAACATATTGATTACGTCCCTGTGATCTATGCTTTCCTCGATTCCATGCCAAAAGACGGCTGGGTCGTATTAGACTCAAGCGAATGGACTATTGAGCAGACAGTTAAGGAAGTGATATCCCATATAGTTCCAGGCTCTAGCAATAAAGTCACCTAG
- a CDS encoding beta-lactamase family protein, with product MREEQITDAIRKIVDDGSLAGAVTLVWQDGKIIQSAGVGWRDIESKLPMEKDTLFRIASMTKPITSTAALMLLDEGRFALTDPISRWAPEFSQMRVLRSPSATLDQTIPAERPITFEDLLTHLSGLTYADWHSGPIVQAYKEALGGDIDSEISPDDWIARLATLPLIDQPGKEFHYGHSTDLLGLLIARMEDAPLGDVLKRRIFDPLGMKDTGFTVPAEKRQRQADAFGFDDAGQLCKRLVGPGNSFLPERPEGMTYVSGGQGLWSTVDDYLTFAQIFLNDGEVNGYRLLKPETLKQMVTNQLTDEQRVHAKHILNTGHGFGLGVAVVIDPSIASPQPCGGGMGSVGWPGAFGGWWRADPSNNSVLIFLTHNMLELDQLLNGIGFGAYDAITQFQAQASTLLR from the coding sequence ATGAGAGAAGAACAAATTACAGACGCTATCCGTAAAATAGTCGATGATGGCAGTCTTGCTGGAGCGGTAACCCTAGTTTGGCAGGATGGCAAGATTATTCAGTCGGCAGGGGTAGGCTGGAGGGATATCGAATCCAAATTGCCCATGGAGAAAGATACGTTGTTTCGCATCGCATCCATGACAAAGCCAATTACATCAACGGCGGCGCTTATGTTACTGGATGAAGGTCGGTTCGCATTGACCGATCCGATCAGCCGTTGGGCACCGGAGTTTTCGCAAATGCGAGTCCTGCGTTCCCCCTCCGCCACGCTTGATCAGACTATCCCTGCAGAGCGTCCCATCACCTTTGAAGACCTGTTGACTCACCTTTCCGGGTTGACGTATGCGGACTGGCATTCTGGTCCCATTGTGCAGGCGTATAAAGAGGCATTGGGCGGCGATATCGACAGTGAAATATCTCCCGATGATTGGATCGCCAGACTCGCCACGCTCCCTTTGATCGACCAACCCGGAAAGGAGTTTCATTACGGTCACTCAACCGATCTACTCGGCTTGCTCATTGCACGCATGGAAGATGCGCCACTGGGCGATGTGCTCAAGCGCCGAATCTTCGATCCGCTTGGAATGAAGGATACCGGCTTTACGGTTCCAGCGGAGAAGCGACAACGGCAAGCTGATGCGTTTGGCTTTGACGATGCTGGTCAACTCTGCAAGCGTCTCGTTGGGCCGGGCAACTCATTCCTGCCTGAACGACCTGAAGGGATGACCTATGTCTCTGGCGGGCAAGGGCTTTGGTCAACAGTAGATGATTACCTTACCTTTGCACAGATATTCTTAAATGACGGTGAGGTGAACGGTTATCGACTTCTAAAACCTGAAACGCTTAAACAAATGGTCACGAACCAGTTAACCGATGAACAACGGGTACATGCAAAACACATTCTCAACACGGGTCATGGTTTCGGGTTGGGTGTCGCGGTGGTGATTGATCCATCGATAGCAAGCCCACAACCTTGTGGCGGTGGGATGGGGTCCGTTGGCTGGCCTGGTGCCTTCGGAGGTTGGTGGCGAGCAGATCCCAGTAATAACTCTGTTTTGATTTTCTTGACACACAACATGCTCGAGTTGGATCAACTCTTGAATGGCATCGGTTTTGGTGCGTACGATGCGATCACCCAGTTCCAAGCTCAGGCTTCGACTTTACTACGATAA
- a CDS encoding DUF805 domain-containing protein yields MTQNPQLSKREQEVVQLLLEGKSNKLIASSLSVSDRTVEFHLKNIYTKFQVNSRMELVLKLGKATASLEAEKLGHSTVAGDGGVAENRDALNLWNWATSLRQAVSKFSKELMMKDSLNSNVSDDGQARTFYEAIRVCFIKYAEFNGRASRSEFWWFALFITLVSGALQYLSQNLSSIFLIAVLLPLLAVGTRRLRDSGKSGWWQFFLLVPVAGIIMLGILWAQPPTSPLQEDAHPA; encoded by the coding sequence GTGACACAAAATCCCCAATTGAGCAAACGTGAACAAGAAGTTGTGCAACTCTTGCTTGAAGGCAAAAGCAACAAGTTGATTGCGTCATCTCTTAGTGTTTCTGACCGCACAGTTGAATTTCATTTGAAGAATATTTACACCAAGTTTCAAGTGAATTCAAGAATGGAATTAGTATTAAAACTAGGAAAAGCTACAGCTTCGCTTGAAGCTGAAAAACTAGGGCATTCCACAGTTGCGGGGGATGGGGGAGTCGCTGAAAATAGAGACGCGCTCAATTTATGGAATTGGGCTACATCTTTGAGACAAGCAGTCTCTAAATTCAGCAAGGAGTTAATGATGAAAGATTCTTTGAATTCAAATGTCAGCGACGATGGGCAGGCTAGGACATTCTATGAAGCAATTCGTGTGTGCTTCATCAAATACGCAGAGTTTAATGGTCGAGCGTCACGGTCAGAGTTCTGGTGGTTTGCCTTGTTCATCACCCTGGTTAGTGGGGCATTACAATATTTAAGCCAGAATTTAAGCAGTATATTTCTGATTGCCGTACTGCTACCATTATTGGCAGTGGGAACACGTCGACTTCGCGATAGCGGTAAGAGCGGATGGTGGCAGTTTTTCCTATTGGTTCCTGTTGCTGGCATCATTATGCTGGGGATTTTGTGGGCACAACCACCAACGAGTCCACTCCAGGAAGACGCACATCCAGCATGA
- a CDS encoding NUDIX domain-containing protein, giving the protein MENHRIQIKNVEVLSNDWYILKKTTFEYLRNDGSWQTQSRETYDRGNGAVILLYNSERKTVILTRQFRFPTFVNGLADGMLIEACAGLLEENSAEDAIKKESEEETGYHVDNVRKIFEAYMSPGSVTEKLHFFVAEYSPEKKLSTGGGDISDGEDIEVLEITLHKALQMIETGEIIDGKTIMLLQYAKLHGLTD; this is encoded by the coding sequence ATGGAAAATCATCGTATTCAGATTAAAAATGTAGAGGTCCTTTCTAATGATTGGTATATTCTAAAGAAAACAACTTTTGAGTATCTACGTAATGACGGCAGTTGGCAAACCCAAAGCCGGGAAACCTACGACAGGGGCAACGGCGCCGTTATTTTGCTTTATAACAGTGAAAGAAAAACGGTCATACTAACCCGACAATTTCGCTTTCCCACGTTCGTTAATGGGCTGGCAGATGGAATGTTAATTGAGGCTTGTGCCGGTCTGTTAGAAGAGAACAGTGCAGAGGACGCCATAAAAAAGGAGAGCGAAGAAGAAACTGGCTACCACGTTGATAATGTGCGAAAAATATTTGAGGCATATATGAGTCCAGGTTCTGTTACAGAAAAACTCCATTTTTTCGTTGCCGAGTATTCCCCTGAAAAGAAACTGTCTACTGGCGGCGGTGACATAAGCGATGGGGAAGATATTGAAGTGCTTGAGATCACGCTCCACAAGGCACTTCAAATGATAGAGACGGGAGAAATCATTGATGGAAAGACTATTATGTTGCTACAATATGCCAAACTACATGGGCTAACCGACTAA
- a CDS encoding cob(I)yrinic acid a,c-diamide adenosyltransferase, protein MSFYTAKGDDGTTGLLGEGRVMKYDARIEAIGTVDESTAALGLARAQCLDPRSGGILLEAQRDLYKLMAEVAATPENAERFRGIDDSRVKWLEQQTDELSKVVKMPKEFILPGDSLAGAALSLARAIIRRAERRVVEMFDTDGLSNPDLQRYLNRLSSLCFVLELLENEAAGRKTTLAKE, encoded by the coding sequence ATGAGTTTTTACACAGCCAAAGGTGACGATGGGACGACCGGCCTGCTGGGCGAGGGACGCGTGATGAAATATGACGCGCGCATCGAAGCCATTGGGACAGTGGACGAATCAACCGCCGCCCTCGGGTTGGCGCGAGCGCAATGCCTTGATCCACGCTCAGGCGGAATCCTGCTCGAAGCCCAACGAGATTTATACAAGCTAATGGCCGAGGTGGCCGCCACGCCTGAGAACGCCGAACGTTTTCGCGGCATTGACGATTCGCGTGTGAAATGGCTCGAACAACAAACGGACGAATTGTCCAAAGTGGTCAAGATGCCCAAGGAATTCATCCTGCCTGGCGATTCGTTGGCAGGTGCGGCACTCTCGCTGGCGCGTGCGATCATCCGGCGTGCGGAACGTCGCGTGGTGGAAATGTTCGATACAGATGGTCTTTCGAACCCCGATCTGCAAAGATATTTGAATCGTTTGTCGTCCTTGTGTTTTGTGCTGGAATTACTCGAGAACGAAGCGGCAGGACGCAAGACAACTTTGGCGAAAGAATAA
- a CDS encoding DUF554 domain-containing protein: MTGTFLNIVTVIVGGIIGMIFGARIPDKLKSTVIAGMGLFTAAMGVQMFFKTENQLIVLGALLIGTLLGEWWRIEDGLHHLGKILEQRFSKTEDDGSNKFVRGFLTASLLFCIGPMAIMGSIQDGLTGDYNLLAVKSVLDGFASLAFASTLGVGVMFSTVIILVYQGGISLLASQLNAIVTPAMMNELTATGGVMLMGVGISNLLEIKKIRVGNMLPALAVAPLIVWVLSLF; this comes from the coding sequence ATGACAGGCACATTTCTCAACATCGTAACCGTCATCGTTGGCGGGATCATTGGTATGATTTTCGGCGCACGCATCCCAGATAAATTGAAGTCCACTGTGATTGCAGGCATGGGGCTCTTTACGGCCGCAATGGGAGTGCAGATGTTCTTCAAAACGGAGAATCAGTTGATCGTGCTGGGGGCGCTATTAATCGGAACCCTGCTCGGCGAGTGGTGGCGCATCGAAGACGGTTTACATCATTTGGGAAAAATACTGGAACAGCGTTTTTCAAAGACAGAAGATGATGGCTCGAACAAATTCGTGCGTGGATTTTTGACCGCGTCCCTTTTGTTTTGCATAGGCCCCATGGCGATCATGGGCTCCATACAGGATGGTTTGACGGGCGATTACAATCTGTTAGCGGTCAAGTCTGTGTTGGATGGGTTCGCTTCGCTGGCATTCGCATCCACGTTGGGAGTGGGTGTGATGTTCTCTACGGTCATTATTTTGGTCTACCAAGGTGGGATTAGCCTGCTGGCCTCGCAGTTGAATGCGATCGTCACCCCTGCCATGATGAACGAGCTCACCGCAACGGGCGGCGTCATGTTGATGGGGGTAGGGATCAGTAATCTGCTGGAGATCAAAAAGATCCGCGTGGGAAATATGTTGCCCGCGTTAGCGGTCGCACCGTTGATCGTGTGGGTGTTGAGTCTGTTTTAG
- a CDS encoding DUF1080 domain-containing protein has translation MDNQVVSENKKSFWQNDKLLVCGMLSFYGLCIVGLIAGTFLWLGQMNRKISANATSTAQVVATQDANATATAIVRTTEQAKFGFVEKFDSNNQNWLTEKDEDEYAKSNIQVKDGMYIWDIEEVKKTFIYWADFPFNNNMKDFHVYVDTKLIANTPGDVCSGFLFRVAEEDWDKGGYYFSLCNDSTATISYHTQKDGWENITRLFDLGYANEWNRLEIIGKGTNFQFLINGTQAYEMDDDRQELGGLALVIEVNEKVPVKVLFDNFGLQR, from the coding sequence ATGGACAACCAAGTTGTGAGTGAAAACAAAAAAAGTTTTTGGCAAAATGACAAACTGCTTGTATGTGGCATGTTGTCGTTTTATGGTCTTTGTATCGTTGGCTTGATCGCAGGGACGTTCCTCTGGCTGGGACAAATGAATCGAAAAATATCAGCGAATGCAACATCCACTGCACAGGTCGTTGCCACCCAAGATGCAAACGCAACTGCAACAGCAATCGTTCGCACTACCGAGCAGGCAAAATTTGGTTTCGTAGAAAAGTTCGATTCAAACAACCAAAATTGGCTAACAGAAAAAGATGAAGATGAGTACGCAAAAAGCAATATACAAGTCAAAGATGGAATGTACATTTGGGATATTGAAGAAGTAAAGAAAACTTTCATTTACTGGGCTGATTTCCCCTTCAACAACAACATGAAAGATTTTCATGTATATGTAGACACCAAATTGATCGCAAACACACCCGGTGATGTTTGCAGTGGCTTTTTATTCCGTGTAGCAGAAGAAGATTGGGACAAAGGTGGCTATTACTTTAGCTTGTGTAATGATTCAACCGCAACGATCAGTTATCACACGCAAAAAGATGGATGGGAAAATATAACAAGGCTTTTCGATCTCGGATATGCCAATGAATGGAATCGTCTTGAGATCATAGGAAAAGGCACCAACTTCCAATTCCTTATCAACGGGACACAAGCCTATGAAATGGACGATGACCGGCAGGAATTAGGCGGTCTGGCGCTGGTTATAGAAGTGAACGAGAAGGTCCCTGTGAAAGTTTTATTCGATAACTTTGGACTTCAACGCTAA
- a CDS encoding EamA family transporter produces the protein MSILALLLLLTAAILHTTWNLLLKNSDDKYIAIWWMVFNGGVISLIALFFTGLPPREAWTFIFFSVLVEAAYFITLSYAYQDNDFSLVYPIARGAAPAFLAAWSVIFLHETLTGGGLIGLFMIVIGLVVIGFSNLLEAKTAKLHIRGLAVAVFIALLISIYTVIDGAAVKQVPPVPYVLTIFCLAPIPMIPFIFKKYGWDRLKQPWQTQGLSLLWPGVLGITTYLLVTFAYRIAPLSYSGAVREVSVVMGAFAGWHFFGEKMGSVRLIGAFIIFAGILLVAIFG, from the coding sequence ATGTCTATACTTGCCCTTCTCCTCCTATTAACCGCGGCTATTCTTCACACCACATGGAATTTACTCCTCAAAAACTCAGATGATAAATACATCGCCATCTGGTGGATGGTGTTCAACGGGGGCGTCATTTCTTTGATCGCACTGTTCTTTACAGGATTACCTCCACGCGAAGCATGGACCTTTATCTTTTTCAGTGTTCTTGTTGAAGCCGCCTATTTCATCACGCTCTCGTATGCCTATCAAGACAATGACTTTTCGCTGGTCTACCCGATCGCACGCGGAGCCGCCCCTGCGTTTCTGGCAGCTTGGTCCGTTATCTTTCTCCATGAAACGCTGACAGGTGGCGGGTTGATTGGGTTATTCATGATCGTCATTGGATTGGTCGTGATCGGTTTCAGCAATCTTCTGGAGGCAAAGACCGCGAAACTACACATCCGTGGACTTGCTGTCGCTGTGTTCATTGCTTTGTTGATCTCAATCTACACGGTCATAGATGGTGCCGCAGTCAAACAAGTTCCTCCAGTGCCTTATGTTCTCACGATCTTCTGTCTCGCGCCCATCCCCATGATTCCCTTTATTTTCAAAAAATACGGTTGGGATAGATTGAAACAACCCTGGCAGACGCAGGGTCTCAGCCTCTTATGGCCCGGCGTGCTTGGCATTACCACGTACTTACTTGTTACCTTTGCATATCGTATTGCGCCGCTCAGTTATTCCGGCGCGGTACGTGAGGTCAGTGTGGTGATGGGGGCCTTCGCAGGTTGGCACTTCTTCGGCGAAAAGATGGGAAGTGTCCGCTTGATCGGTGCCTTTATCATCTTCGCGGGCATCCTATTGGTTGCGATATTTGGATAA
- a CDS encoding mechanosensitive ion channel, whose product MQEYLDTFVDNFIKGLPNLLTALVIFVFSIYFARFVSGLLQRGLKRGKAPISVTKLLVDMTRWLVIAIGTITALQRFFDVTAFLTGLGIIGFTVGFALQDVMKNFAAGVLLLIQQPFVVGEVIGVPGFDGTVTEINLRTTEMKALDGRIVTLPNADLLAHPIVNYTRADRRRVDLVVGVDYDTDTELVRKAVSGIFHDIPGFVAEPMPIVGFSNFSNAAMELNIYFWIDTSKTNPLAAKDTAFTLVKNAFDKQGVEIPIPMRGLPRLTKKAN is encoded by the coding sequence ATGCAGGAATATTTAGACACATTTGTTGATAACTTCATCAAGGGACTGCCGAACCTGCTCACCGCGCTGGTGATCTTCGTTTTCAGCATTTACTTTGCGCGTTTTGTCAGCGGGTTGTTACAACGCGGGCTGAAAAGAGGCAAAGCGCCGATCAGCGTCACCAAACTGCTTGTGGATATGACGCGCTGGCTGGTCATTGCGATCGGCACGATCACCGCTTTGCAACGTTTCTTTGACGTAACCGCCTTTCTGACGGGCTTGGGGATCATCGGTTTTACGGTTGGCTTTGCCCTGCAGGATGTAATGAAGAATTTCGCGGCAGGTGTGCTTTTATTGATCCAGCAACCTTTTGTGGTCGGCGAGGTGATCGGCGTACCGGGATTTGATGGGACGGTCACGGAGATCAATCTACGCACCACCGAAATGAAAGCGCTGGATGGCCGCATCGTAACGTTGCCCAACGCTGATCTGTTGGCGCATCCCATCGTCAACTACACGAGGGCCGACCGTCGTCGTGTCGATCTAGTTGTAGGCGTGGATTATGACACCGATACAGAGCTGGTTCGTAAAGCAGTTTCAGGGATTTTTCATGATATCCCCGGCTTTGTAGCCGAGCCAATGCCGATAGTTGGTTTTTCAAATTTCAGTAACGCGGCGATGGAATTAAACATCTACTTCTGGATCGATACATCCAAGACCAATCCACTGGCGGCAAAAGATACTGCATTCACCTTAGTTAAGAACGCTTTCGATAAACAGGGTGTTGAAATACCGATCCCCATGAGGGGATTGCCACGCTTGACAAAGAAAGCAAATTAA
- the tsaE gene encoding tRNA (adenosine(37)-N6)-threonylcarbamoyltransferase complex ATPase subunit type 1 TsaE, which translates to MDFFSRSPEQTRRIGSRLGAMLRPGDVICLQGDLGAGKTTFVQGVAQGWGSLDSVSSPTFIIVNEYRHSKTGSLFHMDAYRLDSTPEAEELDLDSMLADGALLIEWPERMDGIIPEEHLWIALDYVDDEEREMKFKAVGKRYDELLESLRHAIAGGD; encoded by the coding sequence ATGGATTTTTTCAGCCGAAGCCCCGAACAGACGCGCCGTATCGGTTCGCGTTTGGGCGCCATGTTACGTCCCGGCGATGTGATCTGCCTGCAAGGTGACCTTGGCGCCGGTAAAACGACCTTCGTGCAGGGCGTAGCGCAGGGATGGGGCTCGCTGGATTCAGTCTCCAGCCCAACCTTTATCATCGTCAACGAATACAGACATTCGAAAACAGGCAGTCTTTTTCACATGGACGCCTATCGCCTCGACTCGACCCCCGAGGCTGAAGAGCTGGACCTCGACTCGATGCTGGCTGACGGCGCTTTGCTCATCGAATGGCCCGAACGTATGGACGGGATCATCCCCGAAGAACATTTGTGGATCGCGCTTGACTATGTGGATGATGAAGAACGCGAGATGAAGTTCAAGGCTGTTGGCAAACGGTATGACGAGTTGCTCGAAAGCCTGCGCCATGCCATTGCGGGAGGAGACTGA